The Eurosta solidaginis isolate ZX-2024a chromosome 4, ASM4086904v1, whole genome shotgun sequence genome includes a window with the following:
- the LOC137247605 gene encoding uncharacterized protein: MPGKSCFLCKSTFNNKVSMFSPPTDAYLKGEWDTACGAEIPRSSKLCAKHFTNNDFSRTNPRRTRLQPDAVPSLHLTASKGRNVLNSIELGIINKDNYKKARAKKEQLLYYVRFARKHPHMLTSKYAAVRPLWAKLAKALNERKGVLRTPEKWRENLIIWRSQLRCRARQGGYSGVPEFDTFASNNYGLDSVQPNFGEDATQKINNVITYSKPKEVNNKDELNAEKEEFLPDEHVEVKEEIISSDDESTCESLKCLTYVPQYASNAEQSLDQEAETSIKTEIDIEDNEKMQQQQKSSKKNIKTVNSAIWGLTIDEPSGSIQKKGVTVTPPSQLPKETTALKDESETNMNTSATDSEHEMFIMKEIAKSAPQVASPTPQDPKTSETNRQHTLNKMYTTVLKSIQRREERTDGVMEVLKSLTAAVTLLADNVKRLEEKLTRNDL; the protein is encoded by the exons ATGCCTGGAAAATCTTGCTTTTTATGTAAAAGCACTTTCAACAATAAAGTTTCTATGTTTTCACCGCCAACTGATGCATATTTGAAGGGCGAGTGGGACACTGCTTGTGGAGCGGAAATACCACGATCCTCAAAACTATGTGCTAAGCACTTTACAAATAACGATTTCTCAAGGACCAATCCAAGACGTACACGCTTGCAACCAGATGCGGTACCATCTCTTCATCTTACGGCAAGTAAAGGTAGAAATGTATTGAATAGTATTGAACTCGGCATAATCAATAAAGATAA CTACAAAAAGGCACGCGCCAAAAAGGAACAATTACTCTACTATGTAAGATTTGCCCGCAAACATCCACACATGCTTACATCAAAATATGCTGCGGTTAGACCTCTGTGGGCAAAATTAGCAAAAGCGTTGAATGAAagaaaaggtgttctgcgcactCCAGAGAAATGGCGAGAG AATTTGATAATATGGAGAAGTCAACTAAGATGCCGAGCGCGACAAGGGGGTTATAGCGGTGTACCGGAGTTTGATACATTTGCTTCGAATAACTATGGACTGGACTCGGTACAACCGAATTTCGGCGAA GACGCAACTCAAAAAATTAACAATGTGATCACATACAGTAAGCCTAAAGAAGTCAACAACAAAGACGAGCTGAATGCTGAAAAAGAA GAGTTTTTACCTGATGAACACGTGGAAGTTAAAGAAGAAATAATTTCCTCTGATGACGAATCTACATGCGAATCGCTTAAGTGTTTGACATATGTACCACAATATGCATCAAACGCGGAg caAAGCTTGGACCAGGAAGCGGAAACTAGTATCAAGACAGAAATTGATATTGAGGATAACGAGAAGATGCAACAACAGCAAAagtcaagtaaaaaaaatatcaaaactgtAAACTCTGCAATATGGGGTTTGACG atTGATGAGCCATCCGGCAGTATACAAAAGAAGGGTGTTACTGTAACGCCACCATCTCAACTCCCAAAAGAAACGACTGCTCTTAAGGATGAAAGCGAAACTAACATGAATACTTCAGCAACTGACTCGGAGCATGAGATGTTTATCATGAAAGAAATTGCAAAATCGGCACCACAAGTAGCATCACCAACTCCACAAGACCCAAAAACTTCAGAAACAAACCGCCAACATACTCTCAATAAAATGTACACGACAgttttaaaaagtatacaaaggcGTGAAGAGCGTACAGACGGTGTTATGGAAGTATTAAAAAGTCTAACGGCTGCGGTAACACTACTGGCAGATAACGTTAAACGTTTGGAAGAAAAACTTACACGCAATGATCTATAA